One window of the Paenibacillus beijingensis genome contains the following:
- a CDS encoding helix-turn-helix transcriptional regulator — translation MSDPFIVTFRSPPLPYFIDSNRVTYASGEEHPSRVNMGVFGLLVVQEGALHIGEEEQAWTVKPGQALILRPDKRHYSIRPCRERTTFDWVHFQAAGAWEESGGSREATLRGDHYTYAIRLPKMMALSSFERIGEALAKLHEAAQSSTHAAFWGRQQRFLDLLRLLEEDWRSDAAKAAVSVAERAAAYLKAHYRFQVTNTDLSGELGLHANYIARCMTEVYGCTPQQYLLYYRIDQAKLLLLTTDWPISRVAEETGFRQTPHFSRLFAAHTGVPPHRFRKRFTE, via the coding sequence TTGTCAGACCCGTTTATTGTAACGTTTCGTTCACCGCCTCTTCCTTATTTTATCGATTCCAACCGCGTGACGTATGCTTCCGGCGAAGAGCATCCGAGCCGCGTCAATATGGGGGTTTTCGGCCTGCTCGTTGTTCAGGAGGGGGCTTTGCATATCGGCGAGGAAGAGCAGGCATGGACCGTGAAGCCGGGACAAGCGCTCATCCTCAGACCCGACAAAAGGCATTATTCAATCCGGCCGTGCCGGGAGCGGACGACGTTTGACTGGGTTCATTTCCAGGCGGCCGGCGCTTGGGAGGAAAGCGGGGGAAGCCGCGAGGCGACGCTGCGCGGAGATCACTATACATATGCGATCCGGCTGCCGAAGATGATGGCGCTGTCCTCCTTCGAGCGGATCGGGGAGGCGCTGGCCAAGCTGCACGAGGCGGCGCAAAGCTCCACACATGCCGCTTTCTGGGGCCGGCAGCAGCGGTTTTTGGATTTGCTGCGGTTGCTGGAGGAAGACTGGCGTTCCGACGCGGCCAAAGCGGCCGTATCGGTCGCCGAGCGTGCGGCCGCATATTTGAAAGCCCATTACCGTTTTCAAGTGACCAATACCGATTTGAGCGGCGAGCTGGGATTGCACGCCAATTACATCGCACGCTGCATGACGGAAGTGTACGGCTGCACGCCGCAGCAATATTTGCTTTATTACCGTATCGATCAGGCGAAGCTGCTGCTGCTGACGACGGACTGGCCGATCTCGCGCGTGGCGGAAGAAACCGGCTTCCGCCAAACGCCGCATTTCTCGCGCCTGTTCGCCGCCCATACCGGCGTTCCGCCGCACCGCTTCCGCAAGCGGTTTACGGAATAG
- a CDS encoding SOS response-associated peptidase: MCERYSLTAEVSEIMDMFGVVKAGRCYTNRYNIAPTQTVSIVMNDRHEQRIIDDCRWGLFPFWAKDAVNADAVRLESRSYFDGMLKRGRCVVPGSGFYGWRRTEGEKAPRAMHIIVPGRNLFGMAGLYDEWRSPGGELMRAVTLVTVPSAGPMALWQERLPVVLDQEGMSDWLNPSVKEFGLLRKHLQPLEPFQLRSYPVTNAIRDEQYESPDCITEIRLA, encoded by the coding sequence ATGTGCGAACGTTATTCATTAACGGCGGAAGTCAGTGAAATTATGGACATGTTCGGGGTTGTAAAGGCCGGACGCTGTTATACAAACCGGTATAACATTGCGCCTACGCAAACGGTATCCATCGTCATGAACGACCGTCATGAACAAAGAATCATCGACGATTGCAGGTGGGGATTGTTTCCTTTTTGGGCCAAAGACGCGGTAAACGCGGACGCTGTCCGGCTGGAGAGCAGATCATATTTTGACGGCATGCTGAAAAGAGGGCGCTGCGTCGTTCCGGGCAGCGGCTTTTATGGCTGGCGCCGGACGGAAGGGGAGAAAGCGCCCCGGGCGATGCATATTATCGTTCCAGGCCGCAATCTATTCGGCATGGCCGGATTATACGACGAGTGGCGCTCCCCGGGAGGGGAACTGATGCGGGCCGTAACCCTTGTTACCGTGCCTTCGGCGGGACCGATGGCGCTCTGGCAGGAGCGGCTTCCGGTCGTTCTGGATCAGGAAGGGATGAGCGACTGGCTGAATCCTTCCGTGAAGGAATTTGGCCTCCTGCGCAAGCATTTGCAGCCGCTCGAGCCGTTCCAGCTGCGCTCGTATCCCGTAACGAACGCAATCCGCGACGAACAATATGAATCGCCAGACTGCATTACCGAAATCCGCCTCGCTTGA